A single genomic interval of Gouania willdenowi chromosome 22, fGouWil2.1, whole genome shotgun sequence harbors:
- the LOC114456671 gene encoding potassium voltage-gated channel subfamily S member 3-like: MVYGQMFPQSHGRYMNVNVGGFKQRLDHTVLQRFPHTRLGRLLCCSSTESILELCDDFTSAETEYYFDRNPQFFCYVLNFYLTGRMHLVEGLCVVSYFQEIEYWGIKEGQLDSCCNNKFLELLEKVEEKQWDQRSDEDPLQSGASSFEDLSTLDDGSALFQGSWCADTRRQVWVRLENPGFSASAKVMAIASLSVVLFSIVAMCVHSMPEFHQLDQDEKDVENPALTFFEYFCIFFFSVEFVLRLAVAPSAKSFMCSPLNLIDLLAIVPFYVTAVCDWTSKQENPELENVGKVVQILRLMRVFRIFKLARHSAGLRSLGATLRHSSRDVGQLVLFLSVGISMFSALIFFAENESKESELETIPIGWWWATISMTTVGYGDTFPVTVAGKLIATVCILCGLLIVALPITNIFNKFSKFYQRQKLLDQKRNNQ; the protein is encoded by the coding sequence ATGGTGTATGGTCAGATGTTTCCTCAGTCCCACGGCCGCTACATGAACGTCAACGTTGGGGGATTCAAACAGCGACTGGACCACACCGTCCTCCAACGCTTCCCTCACACACGCCTGGGTCGTCTCCTCTGCTGCAGCTCCACAGAATCCATCCTGGAGCTGTGTGATGACTTCACATCTGCTGAGACTGAGTACTACTTCGACCGCAACCCACAGTTTTTCTGCTACGTCCTCAACTTTTACCTGACGGGTAGGATGCACCTGGTGGAGGGCCTGTGCGTGGTCTCATATTTTCAGGAGATTGAGTACTGGGGAATCAAGGAAGGTCAGCTGGACTCGTGCTGCAACAACAAGTTCCTGGAGCTGCTGGAGAAGGTAGAGGAGAAGCAGTGGGATCAGAGGAGCGATGAAGACCCTCTTCAGAGTGGAGCCTCTTCCTTTGAGGACCTGTCCACTCTGGATGATGGGTCAGCACTATTCCAAGGCTCTTGGTGTGCAGATACTCGTAGGCAGGTGTGGGTTCGGCTGGAGAACCCTGGGTTCTCGGCGTCGGCCAAGGTCATGGCCATAGCTTCTCTGAGTGTGGTCTTGTTCTCCATCGTGGCCATGTGTGTCCACAGCATGCCAGAGTTCCACCAGCTGGACCAGGATGAGAAGGACGTAGAGAATCCCGCTCTAACTTTCTTTGAGTACTTCtgcatcttcttcttctccgtAGAGTTTGTGCTTCGTCTGGCGGTGGCGCCGTCAGCGAAGAGCTTCATGTGCAGCCCCCTCAACCTCATCGACCTGTTAGCAATAGTTCCCTTTTATGTGACGGCTGTCTGTGATTGGACCAGTAAGCAGGAGAACCCTGAGCTGGAGAACGTCGGTAAGGTGGTGCAGATCCTGCGGTTGATGCGAGTGTTTCGGATCTTCAAACTGGCCCGTCACTCGGCCGGCCTCCGCTCTCTGGGAGCCACGCTGAGGCACAGCTCCAGGGACGTGGGCCAGCTGGTTCTCTTCCTGTCCGTGGGCATTTCCATGttctctgctctcattttcTTTGCTGAGAACGAGTCTAAAGAGTCGGAGCTGGAAACAATTCCCATTGGCTGGTGGTGGGCGACCATCAGCATGACCACAGTCGGCTATGGAGACACGTTCCCTGTGACTGTAGCTGGGAAGCTGATAGCGACCGTGTGCATCCTGTGTGGGCTGCTCATCGTGGCTCTACCGATAACAAACATCTTCAACAAGTTCTCCAAGTTCTACCAGAGGCAAAAACTACTGGaccaaaaaagaaacaatcagTAG